The segment GGTAATCCACATCTTTGTGTTGATTTTGCCAGTTTCGTCGTTGGATACCTGTATGGAAATTACCCTGCACTTAATACCGTTATAGGTGGTAGTTTCCAGAGACTTGGCTGTTTTAATATCAATATTTTCTAGATAATCGGTCGGCTTATCCGGTAAACTACTGGTTTCACCCATAGGTATTTTCATCGCCTTCTTATTTTCTTCATCGATCATATAGGCAACGTTTTTCTCACCATCGACTATAACAGTTGATTTTTGACCGAGGAATGTACCCTCGGTTCTCATTTTCTTGCCTGTCATCCAAACCTTGCCTTCCATCTTCTGCCCCACAGCATCAACCACATACTCATAATACATACCATCAATTTTTTGACCCTTTGAGATTAGATCTCCAAGTGCCAGATCTTTTTTAACTGATGAACCCTTCTTGATCGCTCCATCTTTTTCGTTACCTGCCTCTGTTGAGCCGCCCCCTGATTTTCCAGCACATCCTGAGATAGCTAAACTTAAGGCTACAAAAATTGCTACTGTTAATACCGCTAGTCGCTTCTTCATTTTCCCCCCAGATGATAGATTTGGCCTGATTTACTTAAAATACGGTGTCCCATAAAAAGGTTGCCTATTAATTATATACTAGCCGTTTGGCATATGTTATAAGAAAAATGGACTCTAAGGCAACCTTTTTGTATTCGCACAGCTTAAGGTTATAACAAAAGAGTTAAAAACTAGCTTCAGACCGTCTGTAAGCCTTTCCTTCTTTGCCGGCGGCATTGAACTTAAAAATCGGCCCCGCCCTTGCTATCTCTTCTCAAGTGGAGCATAGCTTAAAAGAAGCGTCTTTTCGCCCTCCGTAACAAAGAAAACAGTTACCTGATCCTCGCCTTTGACGCCAGTTATGCGGCCTTCGCCGAACTTTTTATGGTGGACGTTATCTCCAATAGAAAAAATACCAACCTGAGACGGCGGCTTTGCCTTGACATCTACCTTTTGGTCGGCATTCTTTATAAGCTCTGGTGGTATCTCATGCAAAAAGCGAGATGGTGAGTTGTAGTTCACGCCACCCCAGAGATTTCTTGACCAGGCATAGCAGAGGTAAAGTTTCTGCATAGCGCGAGTTATACCGACATAAAAGAGGCGTCTCTCCTCTTCCAGCTCGTCTGTCTCTGTCATTGCACGAATGTGCGGGAAGATGCCTTCTTCTAACCCAACAATAAAAACGATGTTAAATTCAAGCCCTTTCGCGTTATGGACTGTCATCAGGGTAACAGCGTTATTATCGTCATCGTAATTATCAATATCTGTGATGAGAGATATCTCCTCTAAGAACTCGTCAAGCCCGCAAGAATTGCGGTTTTCTTCGAATTCCCTGATTACCCCCAAGAACTCTTTTACATTTTCCGCACGGTTCTCGGCCTCAATTGTGCCCTCGTTTTCAAAAGCAGATAGATACCCTGTCCAGTCAAGCAGGGCTCTTGTGAGCCCCTCAATCGTTTCTTTTTCTCTTATCGCTTGAAGTTCATCCATTAGGGCGAGAAACTTCTTAACATTTTTCTGTGCGCCGGTTGATAGAGTATGGATTTCGTCGACGTTGTTTAGGGCCTGGTAAAAGCTTATGTTGTTCTTTAACGCATAGGCATCTACTTTTGCAACAGTGGTATCGCCGATTCCCCTTTTAGGCACATTTATTATCCTTTTTAAGCTTACAGTATCATTTGGATTTGAAAGTACACGCAGATATGCAAGGACATCCTTTATCTCTGCACGATCATAGAACTTAAGCCCTCCCACTATTTTATAAGGCACACCGTAGCGAAGGAAAATCTCCTCCAGAACGCGGGACTGGGCATTGGTGCGGTAAAAGACGGCTATCTCTTTATACTGTACCCTATCCTTTACCATCTGCTCGATCTCATTTGCGACAAACGCTGCCTCTTCGTGCGCGTTTTCTCCTTGATAGCATACAATCGGCTCGCCTTCATCGTTTTCCGTCCAGAGGTGCTTCGGCTTGCGGGCACGGTTGTTTTGCATCACGCTGTTTGCCGCCTGCAGGATAGTCCTAGTTGAGCGGTAGTTCTGCTCTAACTTAATAACCCGGCAATCCGGATAATCACGCTCAAATTCAAGAATGTTTCGGATATCTGCCCCACGAAATCTATAGATTGACTGAAAATCGTCTCCTACGACACAGAGGTTGCGGTACTTGTTTGCAAGCAATCTTACCAACTCATATTGGGCAAGGTTGGTATCCTGGTACTCATCGATCAATATATGCCTGAATTTCTCCTGGTATGCATCAAGAACCGATGGAAATGCCTGGAATAAGTTTACGGTAACCATAATCAAATCATCAAAATCAAGCGCGTTGCTCTGGTATAGCCTTTCCTGGTATAGCTTGTAGACCTCAGCAATCGTCTGCTCAAGATAAGTTGTCGAGCGTGCGGCATAAGTCTCGGCATCTATTAACTCATTTTTTGCATTGGATATTGCGACTGCTATCTTGTTTGCCGGGTAACGTTTGCTGTCAAGATTTAAATCCCGAAGACAGTAGGTTAGCAACCTTTTGGAGTCATTGCTGTCATAGACGACAAAGCTCTTGCTATAGCCGAGACGATCGATCTCTTGGCGCAATATCCTTGCACAGGCGGAGTGAAAGGTGCTTATCCACATTGCCCGGCTAACCCGACCAACCAGATGTGCAATTCGCTCCTTCATCTCATTTGCAGCTTTGTTTGTAAATGTAATCGCCAGTATATTAAGTGGATTTACGCCTTTCTCTTTAATAAGATAAGCAATTCTGTGGGTTAATATCCTAGTTTTTCCGCTCCCCGCGCCAGCTAAGATAAGCAAAGGTCCTTCACTGTGCGTTACTGCTTCGAGCTGAACCTGGTTTAAGTTATCTAGCATTCTTGAAACCTCTTGCTATGTTTTTGACCGTATGCTCTGTTATTTATAGATCATTTTATCTTTTCTTGCAATTGCGCCTAGATTCTTAATTTAAAGCTTCTTCGCTTAATTGACAAATTTTCCGGTTTCATCGACCTCATATCCACCCATTGCAAGAACTCGCTGTTTAAATTCATCAGAGCGAATAACCTGCAGCATAAGCTGAATCTTTTCGTCCTCCAAATACTCGCTGGGAATTACTAGGTCATACCTCTCTTTTGCAATGGGAATAAAGTCTAGTGAGAGGGCTTTAGCAGCAGCAAGAATCCCGAGGCCAACATCGGCAGCCCCAGAGGCAACAGCCATTGCCACATTCATGTGTGTGTACTCTTCGTTGTAGTAACCAGCAATGGTATCAGCAGGTATACCAGCTTTGCGAAGCTCGTAGTCAAAAAGAATACGTGTACCGGAACCGGCCTGGCGGTTAACAAAGACAATATCTGAACGCTTGAGGTCTTGAATGTTCTGGATGCTTTTTGGATTGCCGGCGGCAACCATAAATCCCTGCCAGCGGTGCACAAGGGTAACCAGCTTAACTGGAGTAGAGGGCAGGTACCGTTTAATAAACGACTCGTTATAGCCTCCTGTCTCTTCATCTAAGAGATGAGAGCCTGCAAAATGCGCCGTTTGTTTCCTTAAGGCAATAAGCCCTCCAAGGCTTCCGACGTTGCTGGATGAGATCTGCACTCTGCCGCCAGTTCTTTCTTTGAGCATGCTGCCAATAAGGTCTATGGTCAGATCATGGGAGCCGATGGCCACAAGCCTGCCGCTAATTGATTCAGGCAAAGAAAGTAATTCTGCCTCAGTCTCTTCTCCCTCAGATAAACCGCCGACTTCCTGCGGTATACGAATGATCCCATCAGCACGTACGATAGATGAAATAACTCCAGCACCTCCAGCAAGAGGAATGGCTACAAGTCTTCCACCTACGTTTCCAATAATAACCCTCACATGCTCCTCAAGTCCCAGTTTAGAAGGTATCTTTCGCCCAACCGCAACAGTAACTTTTTCCGGCTTAGGGGCTTCAATCCCTTGAAGCATGTACAATAGAGGCCGCACGAATTCCCTGAAGGCTACTGCAGCCGACACAGGATATCCCGGTATACCAACAACCGGTCTGCCCTCTACTTCTGCTATTAAGGTTGGCTTGCCCGGCATTACTGTCACGCCATGGACAAGCAAACGGCCCATTTTCTCAAGCAGGGGAGGTGTGAAATCTTCAGTACCCGCAGAAGAGCCGGCTATTAGCATAATTAGATCGTATTGCTTTGCCAAAGCTTCTTTCAAAGCTTTTTTGAGCTCACTCTCAATATCTTTAACCGGCTCATGGATTCTCACACTTGCGCCGCACTCTTCAGACATTGAAGCCAGCATCTGCCCGTCAACCTCAAGGATTGCACCCTTGGGTAATGATTCAGGTGCTTCCTCAGGAACAACTATCTCGCTTCCTGTTGGGATAATAAGAACGCTCGGCTTACGCATGACTTTAACCGTGTAGATGCCAGCAGCAAGCATTGCAGCCTGGTCAAAAGCGCGAATACGGTGTCGGGCCGGCAGGATGATTTCTCCCTTAACCATATCTTCTCCAGCTTTACGCACATTTCGCCATGGGTAAACTGCTTCTCGAATTTTCCAGCCCTCTTCTGTCTCCTCGACCTTTTCGATCATGACCACAGCATCTAAGCCTTCCGGCATGGGATCGCCCGTGTCAATCATGACAGTATGGCCACCCTTTGGAAGAATGATTGGCTTTTCAGGCAGAGCTCCAAACGTCTCAGAAGCTTTAACGGCAATACCATCCATAGCGGCAGCATGGTAGGCCGGAACGGACTCTCGCGCA is part of the Bacillota bacterium genome and harbors:
- a CDS encoding DUF4412 domain-containing protein; translation: MKKRLAVLTVAIFVALSLAISGCAGKSGGGSTEAGNEKDGAIKKGSSVKKDLALGDLISKGQKIDGMYYEYVVDAVGQKMEGKVWMTGKKMRTEGTFLGQKSTVIVDGEKNVAYMIDEENKKAMKIPMGETSSLPDKPTDYLENIDIKTAKSLETTTYNGIKCRVISIQVSNDETGKINTKMWITEDNGLPVRIEASLPDGSKMAIDYKNLKVGKQPAEMFEIPAGMEVTDLSEFQKQLPNLPKQ
- the pcrA gene encoding DNA helicase PcrA, coding for MLDNLNQVQLEAVTHSEGPLLILAGAGSGKTRILTHRIAYLIKEKGVNPLNILAITFTNKAANEMKERIAHLVGRVSRAMWISTFHSACARILRQEIDRLGYSKSFVVYDSNDSKRLLTYCLRDLNLDSKRYPANKIAVAISNAKNELIDAETYAARSTTYLEQTIAEVYKLYQERLYQSNALDFDDLIMVTVNLFQAFPSVLDAYQEKFRHILIDEYQDTNLAQYELVRLLANKYRNLCVVGDDFQSIYRFRGADIRNILEFERDYPDCRVIKLEQNYRSTRTILQAANSVMQNNRARKPKHLWTENDEGEPIVCYQGENAHEEAAFVANEIEQMVKDRVQYKEIAVFYRTNAQSRVLEEIFLRYGVPYKIVGGLKFYDRAEIKDVLAYLRVLSNPNDTVSLKRIINVPKRGIGDTTVAKVDAYALKNNISFYQALNNVDEIHTLSTGAQKNVKKFLALMDELQAIREKETIEGLTRALLDWTGYLSAFENEGTIEAENRAENVKEFLGVIREFEENRNSCGLDEFLEEISLITDIDNYDDDNNAVTLMTVHNAKGLEFNIVFIVGLEEGIFPHIRAMTETDELEEERRLFYVGITRAMQKLYLCYAWSRNLWGGVNYNSPSRFLHEIPPELIKNADQKVDVKAKPPSQVGIFSIGDNVHHKKFGEGRITGVKGEDQVTVFFVTEGEKTLLLSYAPLEKR
- a CDS encoding molybdopterin biosynthesis protein; translated protein: MERKKRVYRKLKPLDEARQIVIEAFKDIRVGTEQVPVRESLGRILAEPVVARESVPAYHAAAMDGIAVKASETFGALPEKPIILPKGGHTVMIDTGDPMPEGLDAVVMIEKVEETEEGWKIREAVYPWRNVRKAGEDMVKGEIILPARHRIRAFDQAAMLAAGIYTVKVMRKPSVLIIPTGSEIVVPEEAPESLPKGAILEVDGQMLASMSEECGASVRIHEPVKDIESELKKALKEALAKQYDLIMLIAGSSAGTEDFTPPLLEKMGRLLVHGVTVMPGKPTLIAEVEGRPVVGIPGYPVSAAVAFREFVRPLLYMLQGIEAPKPEKVTVAVGRKIPSKLGLEEHVRVIIGNVGGRLVAIPLAGGAGVISSIVRADGIIRIPQEVGGLSEGEETEAELLSLPESISGRLVAIGSHDLTIDLIGSMLKERTGGRVQISSSNVGSLGGLIALRKQTAHFAGSHLLDEETGGYNESFIKRYLPSTPVKLVTLVHRWQGFMVAAGNPKSIQNIQDLKRSDIVFVNRQAGSGTRILFDYELRKAGIPADTIAGYYNEEYTHMNVAMAVASGAADVGLGILAAAKALSLDFIPIAKERYDLVIPSEYLEDEKIQLMLQVIRSDEFKQRVLAMGGYEVDETGKFVN